One window from the genome of Parasteatoda tepidariorum isolate YZ-2023 chromosome 8, CAS_Ptep_4.0, whole genome shotgun sequence encodes:
- the LOC107444281 gene encoding uncharacterized protein: MSSTCLDYSDCLLIFKAFHLKENGAEGCQCGLEREDIAFLEEREEVAVTENRNARGRSPKRFLNDTFEIESIMAPASDDDIWAAEKLKKIFCSMPPFRALVWCGRFLIKFHEKNQCSQYLTSAVKFYLKSLGIGIYDLHYTNHRIDKKILELLRLSSKHRIHHSVFIEFLRLIFNDDFYGYYSYLDDHSMLEDILKAAHESKIDVLNVWKEVDTMSYSSFNYFICLTVENFIPMIRYGKTESLSFSTHNFYCSYKAAYEFFREVAIASIFVTSKTSFRSLQITYLFLYGERIMMPSITAAYILKLLWNSITDPFLREGDFKKSGLVILPTGAHDVNTLHKAWTWYEDHVLENVNSPRRPRSLGHLSRCSVRRQLAACLQLPCGVEQLDVPKILKSYILLEDSEVIL; the protein is encoded by the exons ATGTCTTCCACTTGTTTGGATTACAGCGATTGCTTGCTCATTTTCAAAGCTTTTCACCTGAAGGAAAATGGCGCTGAAGGATGTCAGTGTGGGCTTGAAAGAGAGGATATTGCTTTTTTGGAAGAACGTGAAGAAGTAGCTGTTACGGAAAACAGAAATGCAAGAGGTAGATCTCCGAAAAGATTTCTGAACGATACTTTTGAAATAGAATCCATTATGGCACCAGCTAGTGATGATGACATTTGGGCAGCTGAGAagttgaaaaagatattttgttctATGCCGCCATTTAGGGCGTTGGTGTGGTGCGGTaggtttttgataaaattccaCGAGAAAAACCAGTGCAGTCAGTATTTAACTTCTGCTGtaaagttttacttaaaatctCTAGGTATCGGGATATATGATTTACATTACACTAATCACCGGATCGATAAGAAgattttagaacttttaagGCTTTCCTCTAAACATCGCATTCACCATAGCGTGTTCATAGAatttttaagattgatttttaatgaTGACTTCTATGGCTACTATAGCTACCTTGATGACCATTCAATGCTAGAGGATATATTAAAAGCTGCGCATGAATCTAAAATAGATGTTTTGAATGTATGGAAAGAAGTTGACACAATGTCCTACAgttcattcaattattttatatgtcttaccgtggaaaattttattccaatgatTAGGTATGGAAAAACAGAAAGCTTATCGTTTTCAACTCACAATTTTTACTGTTCGTACAAAGCTGCATATGA atTTTTCAGAGAAGTAGCAATTGCTAGTATTTTTGTCACGAGTAAAACCAGTTTCCGCTCCCTTCAAATTACGTATTTGTTTCTTTATGGGGAAAGAATAATGATGCCTTCAATAACAGCGGCCTACATTCTCAAGCTATTGTGGAACAGTATAACAGATCCATTCTTGCGTGAGGGGGACTTCAAAAAGAGTGGCCTAGTCATTTTACCAACCGGTGCACATGATGTCAATACACTACATAAAGCCTGGACTTGGTATGAGGATCATGTACTTGAGAATGTAAATTCACCCAGAAGACCAAGATCTCTTGGTCATCTTTCAAGGTGTTCTGTTCGTCGACAACTAGCGGCATGCCTTCAACTTCCGTGTGGCGTCGAACAACTTGATGTCCCGAAGATCCTTAAAAGTTATATTCTACTGGAAGATTCCGAAGTTATACTATAA